The window ACAACCTATAATAACAATATTTTTATCTTTTAAATATTTTATACCTTCTGTAAATTCTTCAAATCTCATTAATCTACATTTTTGTAAATTTTTTAATTTTTTACGAAAATTTAAATTATTAAAATAATTATTCATTTAGTAATCCTTGATTATAGTAAAAATCAAAATAATATTTAATTAGTTTAATAAATATTTTAATAAAATATTTATTAAATCTGAATAAATATTATTTAACTATTAAATTAAGTAATTTATATATTCTATATTAAAATTATTTTTTTATTTTTGTAATATATAATTAATTTTTTAGTCAAAAAATATTTTATTTTAAAGTCTAAATTTTAATAATTTCTTTTAATAAAAAAGAGTTTATTATTGATTTAATTTATCTTTATCTCTTACTGCTCCTGTATCAGCGCTAGTCACTAAATAAGCATATGCTTTAAGTGCAAAAGAAATTTTTCTTTTTCTTTTTAATAAAGGTTTATATGCTAAGTTCCCTCTTTTTTTTTCTTCATTTATCCTGTTATTTAATTCATAAAATGAAATATCTAAATTTATAGATCTATTTGGAATATTAATTTTAATAATATCTCCATTTTTTACTAAAGCTATAATTCCTTTACTTGCTGCTTCAGGAGAAATATGTCCTATAGATAAACCAGAAGTACCTCCAGAAAATCTTCCATCAGTAATTAAAGCACAAGTATTATTTAATTTCATTGATTTTAAGTAAGATGTAGGATATAACATTTCTTGCATACCTGGACCTCCTTTAGGTCCTTCATATCTTATGACAATAACATCTCCCGGAAAAATTTTTTTATTTAAAATTGCGTGTATTGCGGATTCTTGACTATCAAATACTTTTGCTTTTCCTTTAAAAATAAGTAATTTTTTATTTACACTAGCTGTTTTGACAACACATCCATCTTTAGCAAGATTACCATATAAAACAGCTAATCCTCCATCTTTACTAAATGCATATTTATATGAACGTATACAACCTTTTTTTCGATCAATATCTAAATTATTCCACATTTTATTTTGTGAAAAAGGATATATTGTTTTTATATTACCAGGAGCTGACTGATAAAATTTTTTTATTTTTATATTTTGTGTTGTTGTTATATCATATTTATTAATTGTTTCTTCTATTGTTAATCCTAATATATTTTTAATATCTTTATTTATTAATCCTATTTTATTTAATTCTCCTAAAATTCCGATTACTCCACCTGCTCTATGAAAATCTTCCATATAAAATTTATTTGTACTGGGAGAAACCATACATAACCATGGTGTTTGTCTTGATAATTGATCAATTTTTTTTAAATTAAATAATACTTTAGTTTCCTGTGATAAAGCTAACATATGTAGGATTGTATTTGTTGAACCTCCCATTGCAATATCTAACATTGTCGCATTTTCAAATGCTTTTTGATTAACAATATTTTGGGGTAAAAAATTAATTTTATTCTCTAAATAATATTTTTTTGTAATTTCTACAATTTTTTGAGCAGATTTTATACATAATTTTTTACGATTAATATGGGTAGATATTAATGATCCATTTCCAGGTAATGCGAGACCTAAAGCTTCTACTATACAATTCATAGAATTAGCTGTAAACATTCCAGAACAAGAACCACAAGTAGGACATGCATTTAATTCAATATTTTTTATATATTTTTTTGATTTTTCTGATATTCCTGATTGGACCATAGCATCCACTAAATCAATTTTTTTAACTTTTGTAGTTCCTTTTATGTTAATTTTACCTGCTTCCATGGGACCACCAGAAATAAATACAGTAGGTATATTTAATCGTAAACTAGCCATTAACATTCCTGGAGTAATTTTATCACAATTAGATATACAAATCATAGAATCAACACAATGTGCATTTATAACATATTCTATAGAATCTGCAATAAGTTCTCTAGAAGGTAAAGAATATAACATCCCATTATGTCCCATAGCAATACCATCATCTATTGCTATAGTATTAAATTCTTTTGGTACTCCTCCATTATGTTTAATTTCATTGGAAATAATTTTACTTAATGTTCGTAAATGTATATGTCCAGGTACAAATTCTGAAAAAGAATTAACTATTGCAATAATAGGTTTATTAAAATCTTCATCATTCATACCTGTTGCTCGCCAAAGAGCTCTTGCGCCAGCCATATTACGGCCTTTTGTTGTAGTCAACGAACGGTAATTAGGCATAATATTATTCTTCTTTTTAAATTAATATAAAATGATTATTTTTTAATAAAATCTAACCAATTCCATTTATCTTTTATTTTTCCTTTTAGTAAATATAAAAATTCTTTTTGTATAATTTTTGTAATTTTCCCTCTTTTACCATTATTAATTAATATATTATCTATACTATAAACAGGAGTAATTTCAGCTGCTGTACCTGTTAAAAATATTTCATCAGCTAAATATAAAGATTCTCTTAATATTAAACATTCTTTTATTTTAAAATTTAAATTTTTTGCTATTTTTAAAACTGAATCTCTAGTAATTCCCGGAAGAATAGATGAAGTAATTGGAGGAGTAAATAAAATATTATTTTTAATTTTAAATATATTTTCTCCAGCTCCTTCTGCAACAAAGCCTAAACTATCTAATGCAATCCCTTCATCATATCCGTTTCGACGAGCTTCACTACCAATTAATAAAGAAGATAAATAATTACCACCTGCTTTAGCTAAACTAGGTATAGTATTTGGTTTCATTCTATTCCAAGAAGATATCATAGTACGGATACCATTTTTTTTTGCATTATTACCAAGATAATCTGTCCAGGGAAATGTACTAATCATTATATCTGTATAATAATTTTTAGGAGGAGTAATACCTAGTCCTACATCTCCTATAAATACTAAAATTCTAATATAAGCTTCATTAAGATTATTAATATTAATTAATATATGGACAGCATTCATGATTTCTTTTATAGTAAATTTTAATGGAAAGCGATAAATTTTAGCAGAATTATATAAACGTGTAATATGATCTTTATGACGAAAAATCGCAGGTCCTTTATATGATTTATAACATCTTATTCCTTCAAAAACAGATGTACCATAATGTAATGCATGAGTCATAACACTAATTTTAGCATCTTCCCATTTTATAATATCACCATTTAGCCAAATAAAATTTGCCTTTTTTATAGACATTATTATATTTCCTTATTATATGTAAAAATAATGTTATCATAAAATTTATGATATTATTACTATATCTAATACATCTACTAATTTTTTAATTTGATTAACTAAAAAATTAATAGATTTATAACTTTTTACTATTAATTTAAAATTAATATTTTTCAATTTATTTACTACATCAATATTTATAGTTTTAATTAAGAATCCTCTATGACGAATAATTCTTATTATTCTTTCACTAATTTCAGGACTAATATTTGTTTTAATAAATAATTGATATTTTTTCATTTAATCTTTCTCCATCATATTATCATTACTATATCCTGGAGGAACTAATGGCCAAACATTATCATATTCATTAATAACAACATGTAATATATAAGATTTATTTATAAAAAAAATTTTTTTTAAACTTTCTTCAATTTCATTCATATAACTAATACTATGACCTGATATTCCAAAAGATTGAGCTAACTTTATAAAATCGGGGTTATCATATAAAGTTGTTTCACTATATCTTTTACTAAAAAAAAGTTGTTGCCATTGTCTTACCATACCTAATCTATTATTATCTAATAATATGATTTTTATAGGTAATTTTTTTCTTTTAATTGTACTTAATTCTTGAATGTTCATTATAAATGAACCATCTCCTGTAATACATATTACATTATTACGAGGTTTAGCAATTTGTGCACCAATAGCAGCAGGTAATCCAAAACCCATTGTTCCTAAACCGGCAGAAGTAATAAAATTTTTAGGATTAGTAAAAGTGATATGTTGAGCTACCCACATTTGATGTTGTCCCACATCAGTAGTAATAATAGTATTTTTATTTTTAATATCTGATAATTTTTTAAGTAAAAAAGGAGCGTAAATTTTATTATTTTTTGTAAAAAAATTATATTTATAGGAATATTTTTTTTTAATTTTTTTTATATAATTTTGCCATTTTAATATATTTTGAGGTATTTCTAATAATGGAATTAAATTATTTAAATTTCCTAATAATTCTACTTGTACTTTACAAATTTTATTAATTTCAGCAGGATCTATATCCATATGAATAATATTCGCAGAAGGAGCAAATTTTTTTATATTACCTGTTACTCTATCATCAAATCTTGCTCCAATAGCTATTAATAAATCACATTTTTGTACGGTATAATTAGCAGCTTTACTTCCATGCATTCCTAACATTCCTAAATAATATGGATTATTATTATCTATAGTTCCTAAACCTTTTAAAGTTACAACTGTAGGTATTTGAGAATTTTTAACAAATTTTCTTAATGTTTTAACTGCATTACCGATATTGACACCACCGCCTATATATAATAGAGGCATATTAGAGTGTTTTAATAAGTAATTAGCTTTAATAATTTCTTTTTTTGAAAATTCTAATTTTTTAATAAAAAATTTTTTTTTATTTTTTGATTTAATAATTTTTGGTAAATTAGATAATTGTATATCTTTAGGTATATCTATTAATACAGGTCCAGGTCTATTAGATAATGCTATATAAAATGCTTTTTGTATTGTTGAAGATAATTCTAGTGATGAAGTAATTAAAAAACTATGTTTAGTACATGATAAAGACATTCCTATAATATCTATTTCTTGAAAAGCATCAGTACCAATTAATGGGAGTGATACCTGTCCTGTAATAGCAATAATAGGTACAGAATCTACCATAGCATCAGCAATTCCTGTAATTAAATTAGTAGCACCCGGACCAGAAGTAGCAATACAAACTCCTACTTTACCTGTTACTCTAGCATATCCAATTGCAGCTATAGCTGCTCCTTGTTCATGTCTACATAAGATATGTTCAATGCCTCCATCATATAATGCATCATAAAGAGGCATGATAGCTCCTCCAGGATATCCAAATACTGTTTTAACATTTTGTTTTTTTAATTCTTGAATTATACATTGTGCTCCATTCATGTTTAAACCTCTTTCATTTTGTTAGATAATATGCATAATTCAACGTAATTTATTTAAGTTTTAAAAATATGGTTTTTATTTTATTTGATATGCTACAAATTTTTGGAAAATTATTTAAATTTTAATGTAAAATACATTTATATTTTACTATAAATTATTTTTTATTTTCAGGGGTGGAGGGATTTGAACCCTCAACCATTGGTTTTGGAGACCAATATTCTACCAATTAAACTACACCCCTTTTAAATATTAATAAAAAAATATATTTCATATTATCTAATAATAAATTATTACTATAATTGATTCAATTAAAATTTATATAAATAATTCTTTAAATTAATAATTTTTTTTATAAAAAAGATCAATATAAAATTATATTTTACTAAAATTTTTTTTAAATTTAATAAAAAATTTTATTTATTAATTTTGTAATATAATATATATGATATATATTATTTATGATATATTTTTTTAAAATATTAATTGATTAAATTAAAGGGTAAATATGACAGAATGGAGTATTGGTAAAATAAAAAAAATAAAATACTGGACAGAAAATTTATTTAGTATCATTGTAAATGCACAAGTTAATAATTTTTCTGCTGGCCAATTTACTAAGTTAGCATTAGATATTAATGGTAAAAAAATAAAAAGAGCATATTCTTATATTAATCCTCCAAGTAATCAAAATTATGAATTTTATATATCTAATGTTCAAAAAGGAAAATTAAGCCCATATTTATATAATTTAAAAATTAATGATGAAATTTTTATTTCTAAAGATGCATCAGGTACTTTCATACTAAATAATATACAATCTTGTGAAAATTTATGGATGTTGTCTACAGGTACAGGTATAGGCCCCTATCTTTCAATATTACAAGATAAAGTATGTTTTAAAAAATTTACAAAAATAATTTTAGTACATTCTATTAGATATATAGAAGATTTTAGTTATTTAAATTTAGTGAAAAATATAGAAAAACAACATTTTAATAAATTAATTGTTCAAATTATTTTAACTAGAAATATTAATAATAATAATTTTTTATATGGGTATATTCCTAATTTAATAAAAAATGGACAATTAGAACAAAAAATTGGAATAAAAATTAGTTCTCAAAATAATCATATAATGTTATGTGGCCATCCAGAAATGATAAAACAAACACAAAATTTTTTAGAAAAAAATAAAGGTTTTTCTAAAAATTTAAAAAATAAAAATGGTAATATAACATCTGAAAGATATTGGTAAAAGATTATTTTTTATATAGTAGAGGATAAAGATGAAAAAATTTTTGATTATTGCTAATTGGAAATTAAATGGTAATTTAAAATTTATTAACAAAAACATTAATTTAATTAAAAAAAATATAAATAATTCGTTATCTTTTTGTAATTTATCTATAGCTCCTCCTTATATTTACATAAATTATATAAATAATTTTTTAAAAAATACATCTATATCTTTAACCGCACAAGATGTAGATATTCATATAAAAGGATCTTTTACAGGAGAAACATCAATTAAAATGTTAAAAGATGTTGGTGTTAAATATATTATAATTGGACATTCTGAAAGAAGATTATTCCATAATGAAAATAATAATTTAATATCTAAAAAATTTATTTTAATTAAAAATAATGGTCTAATTCCAATTTTATGTTTAGGGGAGACAAAAGAACAAAAAGCACAAAATCAAACAGAACAAGTTTGTATTCAACAAATTAATAATATAATTAAAAATAGTAATATTAATATTTTCAATAAAACAATCATAGCTTATGAACCTGTTTGGGCTATTGGGTCAGGTAAAAGTGCTGATATTGATAAAATACAAAAAATTATTTTATTTATTAAAAAATACATATCTTCATTAAATAATAAAGTAGCAAAAAATATATATTTTTTATATGGTGGTTCTGTTAATTATTCTAATATAGAAACTTTTTTTAAAACAAATATTATTAATGGATTTTTAATAGGTAAAGCTTCTTTAGAAATACAAAATTTTATATCTTTAGTTAAAAAATCTGACAAATTAATAAGTTTATTAAATAGATCTTAACATTGGAAATAAAATTACATCTCTAATTGATTGTGTATTAGTAAATAACATAATTAATCTATCTATACCTATACCTAACCCAGCTGTTGGAGGTAATCCATATTCTAGTGCTTCTATATAATCTTGATCATAAAAATTTTTGTTAATGTTTTTATTATTATCGTTATCTTTTAAATTTTGTTGTTCTTGAAATCTTTTTTTTTGTTCTTCAGGGTCGTTAAGTTCAGAAAAACCATTAGCTATTTCCATACCACAAATAAAAAATTCAAATCTATCAGTAAATAAAGGATTTAAATTATTATTTCTTGATAATGGAGAAATTTCAATAGGATATTCTGTAATAAATGTTGGTTCAATAATTTTATTTGAAATTTTTTCTTCAAAAATTTCAGAAATAATTTTACCTTGACTCCAATTTTTATTTATTTTAACTTTCAATAAATCAGCAATTTGTATTAGTTTTTTTATATTTTCTAAATTTTCTAAAGAAAATTGTGGATAAAAATATATAATAGACTCTTTCATAGTTAATTTATTAAATTTTTTATTTAAGTCAAAAATATAATTATTATATTTTAATAAATGTTTTTTAAATATTTTTTTATATATTATTTTAAATAATTTTTCAAATAAAATCATTAAATCTTGATAATCAGCATATGTTATATATAATTCCATCATAGTAAATTCAGGATTATGTTGAGTTGAAATTCCTTCATTTCTAAAATTTCTATTAATTTCAAAAATTTTATTAAAACCACCGATTATAAGACGTTTTAAATAAAGTTCAGGAGCAATTCGTAAATATATATTTTTATTATAAGTATTATGATATGTTATAAATGGTTTTGCTAAAGCACCTCCAGGAATATTATGCATCATAGGTGTTTCTACTTCAGTAAAATTTTGTTTATACATAAAATTGCGAATATTTAATATAATTTGAGATCTTTTTTGAAAGATATTACGTGTTTTTTTATTAACAATTAAATCTAAATATCTTTTTCTGTATTTTATCTCTTTATTTTGTAAACCATGATATTTATCAGGAAGTGGGCGCATAGCTTTTGTTAATAAATAGAGTTTTTGACAAAAAATAGATAAAATATTAGTTTTTGTTTTAAAAACATAACCAACTATACCAACAATATCTCCAAGATCATATTTTTCTAAAAATTTTTTATATTCTTTTAAAGAAATACTATTTTGAGATATATAGATTTGTATTTTTCCATTATAATCTTGAATATTAATAAAGGAAGCTTTACCCATAATTCTTAAATTGACTATACGTCCTGCGATATTAAGTAATGTTTTTTTTAACAAACAATCTTTGTGATCATACTTTTTATAGATTTCATTTAATGAGATATTAATTTTAAAATTATTAGGAAAAACTATATTATTATCATTTCTTAATTCTTGTAATTTTTTATGTCGAAATTTTATTTCATTATTATCAATATTTTTAATATTATTATTAAAATTTTTTTTATTTTCAGACATAATAAATAATCCTATATTTATAAACCTAATTTTAAACTTGCTTGAATAAATTTATCTAAATTACCATCAAGAACAGATTGTATATCATTAATTTCAATTCCTGTTCTTATATCTTTAATTCTTGAATGATCTAGAATATAAGAACGGATTTGATATCCCCAACTAATATTAAATTTTTTTTTTTCTATTTTTTTTTGTATTTTTTGCTTTTTTTTATTTTGTAATTCATATAATTTAAACTTTATTTGTTTCATAGCTTGATCTTTATTTTTATGCTGTGATCTATTATTTTGACATTGTGTTACTAATCCAGTGGGAAGATGTGTAATACGTACAGCAGATTCAGTACGATTTACATGTTGTCCTCCTGCTCCAGATGATCGATATACATCAATACGTAAATCTTCTACATTAATAGTTAAATTAATATTATCTTTAATTTCTGGATATATAAATGTTGAAACAAAAGAGGTATGTCTTCTATTTGATGAATTAAAAGGACTTTTTCTAACTAAACGGTGAATACCATTTTCTGTACGTAACCACCCAAAAGCATAATGACCTATAATATGTAATGTAGATGATTTTATGCTTCCTATAATATCTCCAGAAGATTTATGTATTATATTTACTTGAAATTTTTTTTTTTCTGCCCATTTTATATACATTCTCATTACTATTCTAGCCCAATCTTGGGAATCTATCCCTCCAGAACCAGCTTGTATATCAATAAAACAATTTCTTTTATCATTTTTTTTTACAAAAATTTTTTTCAATTCTAAAATATTTATTTTATTTTCTATATTGTATAATATTTTTATAGATTCTTTTAATATTTTTTTATCATTAGTTTCAATAGCTAAATTAATTAATTCATTAATATCAATAATCTCTTGATTAAGATTATCTAATGATGATAATAAATTTTCTATATTTGTTTTTTTTTTATTTAAAATAAGTATATGATAAAAATCATTCCAAATATTGGGATCATTAAGTTTATTTTTTATTATTAATAACTTTTTTTGATATTTTAAATAATTAAAGAAACCCCCTAATAAAAATGTTTTTTCTTTTAATTTCTTTTAATTTATTTAATATTAAACGGATTTCTAACATATTTTACCTAATTTTAAAAATTAAATAAAAATTAATCTTAATTAAATTAAAAATTACGTTAAAATTAATATTAATTAATTTAAAATTAACATGAATAAAAAAAATATATTTTAATAAAACTGGCCCTTGTTGGATTTGAACCAACGACCTAACGATTATGAGTCGTTTGCTCTAACCACTGAGCTAAAGGGCCATTATTATTCTAAGTAGTATGTTATATTTTAAAAATTATTTCAATCAAATTTATATTTTTTTTTAATTAATTAACTAAATAAAATCTTTCTCCATCTCTCATAATATATAAAAGAATTAATATTGGATGTTTATCTAAAATTTTTTGAACATCTTTTATATTTTTTGTACGTTGTTTGTTAATAGATAATATTACATCACCTTCTTTTAAACCTATCATTGCTGCTGGAGAATTAGGAATTACTTTTTCAACTTTTACTGCATTTTTTTTAAATTTCTTAAAAAAGAAAATTTCTTTTTTTAAAATAACATTATTTAAATATCCTCCTTCTATTCCATAATACATCGCTTTATTTTGAGAATGATTATTACAATAATCATTTAATTTTATATTTATTTTTTGAAAATGACCTTTTCTTATAATTCCTAATCGAATTATTGTACCTCTCATAAGGTTACTTATTTTTGCCTTTAATATAGTAAAACTGTATATTTTTTTACCATTTAATGTAACAATAATATCTCCAGATTGGAGTTTATTATTTTTAAATGATTCAGTTTTTCGTATAAAAATACCTTTACTAACATTAGAAGCATGCATTGCTTTAGCTATATGAGGGTCAAGATCTATTCCATAAATTCCTAAAGAACCTCTTTTAACTTTACCAAACTTAATAAAATGTTTAATTAAATTATTAACAGTATTACTAGGTATAGCAAAACCAATACCGATATTACCTTCATTAGGAGTTAAAATAGCAGTATTTATACCAATTAAATCTCCATTTAAATTAACTAATGCCCCTCCAGAACTACCTCGATTAATTGCTGCATCTGTTTGAATAAAATTTTCAAAATTTTCAATATTTAGTCCTGTACGTCCTAATCCAGATATAATTCCTGATGTAACAGTTTCTCCTAAACCATATGGATTACCTATTGCTATAGTATAATCACCGACTTTTAAATTATCAGAATTAGCTATTTTAATACTTTTTAAATTTTTTGTTTTATTTTTAATTTGTATTAAAGCTATATCTGTTTGTGGATCTTTCCCTATAACTTTAGCTTCATAAGTTTTTCCATCATTTAATTCTATTAAAATATAATTAGCATGGTCAATAACATGATTATTAGTAATAATTAAACCTTTTTTAGAATTTATAATTACACCAGAACCAATTGAATGAAATTTTTGTTCAAGAATATTATTATTATTGCCACAAATAGGAGTATTTTCGTATGGTGATCCTTCTTTACATAACGCAAAATGTTCGTTTAAATATTCTTGTATTTTGGAAGGTAATTTAAATTGTGTTATAAAAGTACTTCCTTGAACATTAATACTAACAACAGAAGGTATTACTTTTGATAATATTTTTGATAAACTTGGTAATGATGGATTACCAGATTTTTTCATTACATTCAAAGGTAATAATTTAGCATTAATATTTTTATATGTTATAGTTAACATACTAATAAAAAAAAATATACAAAAAATTTTTTTTAATTTTCTCATAAAAAATCTCATAATATGATTTATTAAATAAAATTTATATAAAATTAATGAATTTAAATAAATTATTATTAATTATAATAAATTTATATGATTATATTAAATATTTTTATTAAAATAAAAAATTTATAAAAAATTTATATTTTAAAAAACTTTGAATAATGAAAATATAATAATTTTTTACAAATTATTATACTTAATATAATATAGATCTTATCTTATATAAAGATATAAATATACATGTTTAATAAATTAAAAAATATTGCAGCTAAATTTGCAATAAAATATATTCAAAATAATAATATTATTGGTATTGGATCAGGAACTACAATATCCCATTTTATTGATCTTTTACCTACTGTAAAACATAATATTAAAGGAGTAGTATCAGCTTCTGAAAATTCTACAAAAAAATTAAAAAAGTATAATTTTAACATTTTAAATATTAATGAAATAAAAAAAATTAGTATGTATTTTGATAGTGCTGATGAAATTAATTATAAAATGCAAATGATAAAAGGAGGAGGAGCTGCATTAACTAACGAAAAAATTATATCAAATTTATCGGAAACATTTGTTTGTATTATTGATGAATCTAAATATGTAAAATATCTAGGTATACATCCTGTTCCTATAGAAATTATACCTTTAGCAAAAAATTTCATTATTCAAAAATTATCTTACATAGGAGCTACAGCAAAACTTCGTATTAATACAATTACTGAACATGGTAATTTAATATTAGATATATATAATCTAGATTTAGATAATCCAATTAAAATGGAAAAATATATAAATAATATTCCTGGAATTGTAACAGTTGGTTTATTTACACAAAAATGTGCAGATATAGTAATAATAGGAAATAAAAATTATACAGTATCTGTAATAGATAAAAAAAAATAAATTTTAATATCAATTTATTTTTTCTTTTTTAAAAATTTAATTTTATAATTTATAATATATTATATGAAAATAAAATTTACTAAAATGCATGCATTAGGTAATGATTTTGTTATTATAAATAATATCAAAAAAAAATTTTTTTTAAAAAAAAAAATAATACAAAAATTATCTAATAGATATTTAGGTATAGGATTTGATCAATTATTATTAGTAGAATTATCATTAAATAAAAATATTGATTTTCACTATAGAATTTTTAATGCTGATGGTCATGAAGTTGAACAATGTGGTAATGGGGCACGTTGTCTTGCTTTATATTTAAAAACAAAAAAATTAACATTAAAAAATAAAATATGTGTAAGTACACAAAATCGTTTAATATATTTAAAATTTTTAAATGATAATATTATTTCTGTAAATATGGGTATTCCTTTATTTAATCCCAAAGAAATCCCGTTTATTACCAATAGTATTAAAAATACTTATAAACTTTTTTTTAAAAATAAATTTATTTATTTTAGTATCGTTTC is drawn from Enterobacteriaceae endosymbiont of Donacia vulgaris and contains these coding sequences:
- the ilvD gene encoding dihydroxy-acid dehydratase, giving the protein MPNYRSLTTTKGRNMAGARALWRATGMNDEDFNKPIIAIVNSFSEFVPGHIHLRTLSKIISNEIKHNGGVPKEFNTIAIDDGIAMGHNGMLYSLPSRELIADSIEYVINAHCVDSMICISNCDKITPGMLMASLRLNIPTVFISGGPMEAGKINIKGTTKVKKIDLVDAMVQSGISEKSKKYIKNIELNACPTCGSCSGMFTANSMNCIVEALGLALPGNGSLISTHINRKKLCIKSAQKIVEITKKYYLENKINFLPQNIVNQKAFENATMLDIAMGGSTNTILHMLALSQETKVLFNLKKIDQLSRQTPWLCMVSPSTNKFYMEDFHRAGGVIGILGELNKIGLINKDIKNILGLTIEETINKYDITTTQNIKIKKFYQSAPGNIKTIYPFSQNKMWNNLDIDRKKGCIRSYKYAFSKDGGLAVLYGNLAKDGCVVKTASVNKKLLIFKGKAKVFDSQESAIHAILNKKIFPGDVIVIRYEGPKGGPGMQEMLYPTSYLKSMKLNNTCALITDGRFSGGTSGLSIGHISPEAASKGIIALVKNGDIIKINIPNRSINLDISFYELNNRINEEKKRGNLAYKPLLKRKRKISFALKAYAYLVTSADTGAVRDKDKLNQ
- a CDS encoding branched-chain amino acid transaminase; the protein is MSIKKANFIWLNGDIIKWEDAKISVMTHALHYGTSVFEGIRCYKSYKGPAIFRHKDHITRLYNSAKIYRFPLKFTIKEIMNAVHILININNLNEAYIRILVFIGDVGLGITPPKNYYTDIMISTFPWTDYLGNNAKKNGIRTMISSWNRMKPNTIPSLAKAGGNYLSSLLIGSEARRNGYDEGIALDSLGFVAEGAGENIFKIKNNILFTPPITSSILPGITRDSVLKIAKNLNFKIKECLILRESLYLADEIFLTGTAAEITPVYSIDNILINNGKRGKITKIIQKEFLYLLKGKIKDKWNWLDFIKK
- the ilvM gene encoding acetolactate synthase 2 small subunit — protein: MKKYQLFIKTNISPEISERIIRIIRHRGFLIKTINIDVVNKLKNINFKLIVKSYKSINFLVNQIKKLVDVLDIVIIS
- the ilvG gene encoding acetolactate synthase 2 catalytic subunit; translated protein: MNGAQCIIQELKKQNVKTVFGYPGGAIMPLYDALYDGGIEHILCRHEQGAAIAAIGYARVTGKVGVCIATSGPGATNLITGIADAMVDSVPIIAITGQVSLPLIGTDAFQEIDIIGMSLSCTKHSFLITSSLELSSTIQKAFYIALSNRPGPVLIDIPKDIQLSNLPKIIKSKNKKKFFIKKLEFSKKEIIKANYLLKHSNMPLLYIGGGVNIGNAVKTLRKFVKNSQIPTVVTLKGLGTIDNNNPYYLGMLGMHGSKAANYTVQKCDLLIAIGARFDDRVTGNIKKFAPSANIIHMDIDPAEINKICKVQVELLGNLNNLIPLLEIPQNILKWQNYIKKIKKKYSYKYNFFTKNNKIYAPFLLKKLSDIKNKNTIITTDVGQHQMWVAQHITFTNPKNFITSAGLGTMGFGLPAAIGAQIAKPRNNVICITGDGSFIMNIQELSTIKRKKLPIKIILLDNNRLGMVRQWQQLFFSKRYSETTLYDNPDFIKLAQSFGISGHSISYMNEIEESLKKIFFINKSYILHVVINEYDNVWPLVPPGYSNDNMMEKD
- a CDS encoding FAD-binding oxidoreductase, which encodes MTEWSIGKIKKIKYWTENLFSIIVNAQVNNFSAGQFTKLALDINGKKIKRAYSYINPPSNQNYEFYISNVQKGKLSPYLYNLKINDEIFISKDASGTFILNNIQSCENLWMLSTGTGIGPYLSILQDKVCFKKFTKIILVHSIRYIEDFSYLNLVKNIEKQHFNKLIVQIILTRNINNNNFLYGYIPNLIKNGQLEQKIGIKISSQNNHIMLCGHPEMIKQTQNFLEKNKGFSKNLKNKNGNITSERYW
- the tpiA gene encoding triose-phosphate isomerase, which translates into the protein MKKFLIIANWKLNGNLKFINKNINLIKKNINNSLSFCNLSIAPPYIYINYINNFLKNTSISLTAQDVDIHIKGSFTGETSIKMLKDVGVKYIIIGHSERRLFHNENNNLISKKFILIKNNGLIPILCLGETKEQKAQNQTEQVCIQQINNIIKNSNINIFNKTIIAYEPVWAIGSGKSADIDKIQKIILFIKKYISSLNNKVAKNIYFLYGGSVNYSNIETFFKTNIINGFLIGKASLEIQNFISLVKKSDKLISLLNRS
- the lysS gene encoding lysine--tRNA ligase produces the protein MSENKKNFNNNIKNIDNNEIKFRHKKLQELRNDNNIVFPNNFKINISLNEIYKKYDHKDCLLKKTLLNIAGRIVNLRIMGKASFINIQDYNGKIQIYISQNSISLKEYKKFLEKYDLGDIVGIVGYVFKTKTNILSIFCQKLYLLTKAMRPLPDKYHGLQNKEIKYRKRYLDLIVNKKTRNIFQKRSQIILNIRNFMYKQNFTEVETPMMHNIPGGALAKPFITYHNTYNKNIYLRIAPELYLKRLIIGGFNKIFEINRNFRNEGISTQHNPEFTMMELYITYADYQDLMILFEKLFKIIYKKIFKKHLLKYNNYIFDLNKKFNKLTMKESIIYFYPQFSLENLENIKKLIQIADLLKVKINKNWSQGKIISEIFEEKISNKIIEPTFITEYPIEISPLSRNNNLNPLFTDRFEFFICGMEIANGFSELNDPEEQKKRFQEQQNLKDNDNNKNINKNFYDQDYIEALEYGLPPTAGLGIGIDRLIMLFTNTQSIRDVILFPMLRSI